A stretch of the Terriglobia bacterium genome encodes the following:
- a CDS encoding helix-turn-helix domain-containing protein — MKSDGALFRSVVPVSEVLVYLAGDRYLDKRETAAYLSVSVRTLEGLPGLRRYRLNKAVRYRRSELDAWMQAHAETRESTPAPVGGLRGLLQASKKRALKEEEIEEKNILIVGHKG; from the coding sequence ATGAAATCTGACGGTGCCCTATTTCGGAGCGTGGTCCCCGTGAGCGAGGTGCTGGTCTACCTCGCCGGTGACCGCTATCTCGATAAGCGGGAAACGGCGGCCTACCTGTCTGTGTCGGTGCGCACCCTCGAAGGATTGCCCGGGCTGAGGCGATACCGTCTCAATAAGGCCGTGAGATATCGGCGCAGTGAACTGGATGCCTGGATGCAGGCTCACGCCGAAACCAGGGAATCAACACCGGCGCCGGTCGGCGGTCTTCGTGGACTGCTCCAGGCATCGAAAAAGAGGGCGCTGAAAGAGGAAGAAATCGAGGAAAAGAACATCTTAATCGTGGGTCACAAGGGTTAA